From the genome of Methanofollis sp. UBA420:
CGTGGTGGACTCGACCGCGGACCCCGATCCCATGGTCAGGCACCTCTCCAACTGGCTTATTGCACAAAAGGTCCCGTACGCCATCATGCTCAACAAATGCGACCTGCCGGGATCGTCTCCCTCCCGCTTTGCCCACGAGATCGGGGATGCATCCGTGTACCTCGTATCCGCAAAGTCGGGAAAGAATGTTCATGAAGCACTCTCTTTATTTATCCAGGGCCTGAAGAGATGACGTCTCCGGTAACAGACCAAAGGATATATCTTTTTTCAGCAGTGACATTCACATGGTGGCCGGAATGAAGATTGGACCTTCCATTTTGATCGGTGTCTGCCTTTGCATGGTCGCGTGGACTGCCGGATGTACGGGGATCGGTTTTGGGGACATGCACTATGCAGACGGAAACCTGCAGGTCACGGTAGAAAACCCCGCGGAGGCGGTGAACGGCACGGTTCAGGTGACGGTCTTTGAGATCCGTGACTTCAAGCAGACCGAAGTAACGAAGATCGCCCGTTCGGAAAATTTATCGGCCGGTACGACGACCCTGACTTTCCCGATGGACCTCTCTCCCGGGGACTACAAGATATACCTGTATTTCATGAAGGGCAACGAGAGGACGGTATCGGTGATCAAGGACATCCAGGTGTGAGAGATGGGACGGACCCTCAGGGTGGCACAGGGGCTTGAGCCTGCAGACCGTCTCTTCACGCATCTCTCTCTCTATAATCCCTTCACCTGCTCCTGGGACGAAACCTCCTTCGCGGTCGCGGATGGCATCGTCGTCGGGACAGGTATCTATGAGGCGGCGGAGACGGTCGACCTCGGGGGAGCACGGGTGGTCCCCGGCCTCATCGACGCCCACACCCATATCGAGAGTTCTCTGGTGGTGCCCGGCGAGTACGCCAGGTGCGTGATCCCTCACGGCACGACGACGGTCGTCGCCGACCCCCATGAGATCGCGAATGTCTCAGGGGTCGAAGGACTTCTGTTCATGCGTGCAGAAGGGAAAAAGGCCGGGTTGTCTATCCTCCTCACCCTCCCCTCCTGCGTTCCCGCCACCCCTCTCGACAGGGGGGGGGCCGACCTCTCTGCCGATGACCTGGCCACTTTTGCGGATGCCGACGGGGTGGTGGGCCTCGGGGAGGTGATGAACGTCCCCGGCGTCCTCTCGGGAGACCCGGAGGTCTGGAAAAAGATCGGCCTCTGCGCGGTGCGGGATGGCCATGCCCCCCTCCTCTCGGGCCGGCCCCTCAATGCCTATGTGCTTGCCGGCATCCAGAGCGATCACGAGTGCACCGCGTGCGCGGAGGCCGAGGAGAAACTGAAACTCGGGATGTACATCATGATGCGGGAGGGCTCAACAGAGCAGAACATCACGGCCCTTGCCCCCCTGCTGACCCCGTGCACGGCCGCCCGCTGCTGCCTGGCGACCGACGACCGCCATGCCGACATGCTCGTCGCCGAGGGGCACATCGACGACGCGGTGCGGAAACTCGTGGCCGCAGGGGTCTCCTTGGAGACCGCCCTCCGTGCGGCGACCCTCACTGCGGCAGAGCGTTTCCACCTCGACGACCGGGGGGCGATCGCACCCGGCCGGCGGGCCGACTTCTGCGTGCTTGCAGACGACGAAGTCTTCGCCGTAAAAGAGACCTATATTCTCGGGAAAAAATACGAGGCCCCCGGGTTCAGGCAACCCATATGCCCTGAACCGCGGTTCACCTGCCCTGTGCCGTCGCCGGCCGATATTGCGGTCGGGGGACAGGGCAGGGCGCGGGTGATCGGCCTTGTGCCGGGGCAGATCGTCACCGAGTCTCTCTCCATGAATGTGGCCGCGGTGCCCGACCTGGAGGAGGACATCCTCAAGGTCGTGGTCTGTGACCGCTACCGCGGCACGGGCTGCGGCGTCGGTCTGGTCCACGGCCTGGGCCTGAAGGAAGGGGCGATCGCCACAAGCGTCTCCCATGACGCCCACAACATCATCGCCGCCGGCGTCACCGACGAGGAGATCGTGCGGGCGATCGAAGAGGTCGTCGGGCACCAGGGCGCGATGACCGTCGTGAGGGGTGATGTGGTCACCACCCTGCCCCTCGCCTGCGGCGGCCTGATGGCGACCATGCCCTATCCCGAGGTCTGCGAGGCCCTGGACCGCCTTGCTACGGAGACGAGGGCAATAGGGGCGGTGGACCAGCCCTTCATGTACCTCTCTTTCCTTGCCCTCACCGTGATCCCGCACCTGCGGGTGACGACGCGGGGAGTCTTCGATGCCGACGCGTTCAGGGACGTCCCGCTCTTTTCGGAGGAACCATGACAGACGAGCATATCATCGAGGCGATCGGAAAGACGAGGATCGTGGTGCGGGACGGCAGGGTCGTCGAGGTCGGAAAACCCCTGATCCGGTCCTGCCCCCTTGCAGAGAAGTTCTCCTGCCCTGTCCACGAGATGACGGAGGGGGCGATCCGGGAGAACATCGAGGATAGGATGCGGGCCTTCGGGATGTGCACGCCAGGCCGTCAGGTGACGGACAGGTCTGACTTCGTCCTCTTCGGGGCGTCGGAGTTGATCTCCTCCGCCCTCAGGAACGGGCTTGTGCGCTCGGCGGTCATCGTCTGTGACGGCGCCGGCACGGTGGTCGTGACGGCGCCCGACCAGGTGCAGGGCATCGGCGGCCGGGTCTCGGGGATCGTGCAGACCTCCCCGATCCTGCAGGTGATCGGGAGGATCGAGAACCTCGGTGGCCGGGTGCTGGACCCGGGGACGGCACGGATCGACATGCCCGCCGGTGCGGCATTCGCCTATGACCTCAGCCTCTCTCCGGCGGCGGTTACTGTGGCGACCGCGGACGACGCGGAGACGGTGCGGGCCGCACACCCCGACGCCCTGATCATCGCCGTCCACACGACCGGCGTCTCCGCAGAGGAGGCGCGGCGCCTTGCGGCCGTCGCCGACCTGGTGACGGCCTGCGCCTCTGCCGCAATCAGGGAAGAGGCCGGGCCCCGCGCCCTCCTTCAGGCAGGCACTGCGGTGCCGGTCTTTGCAATGACGCCCCTCGGCAAGAGGGTAGTGCTCACGAAGCTCCAGGAGACGGACAGGCAGGTGCTGGTCAGTGGGAAGGCTCTGCCCGCGGCGGGCGGGCGTGAACCCGAGCCCCTGATCTGAGTTCTTTTTTGGTTCTGGACTATTCCTGTTCTGGTCTTCACCCGGTCACGGTCCTGACGAAGAGGAGGACGGCCACGATCACCGGCTGGTGGAGGAGGTAGATCGCAAGCGAGTTCCTGCCCATCATACAGAGGGCGTCCACGCCTCTCCCCTCCATCTCCGGGACGCTGAACTGGCGTGTCCCGCCGGGGTACAGGAGGAAACCGATTGCCATGCCGATGAGGGCCACGCCGAGCCAGGGGACGAGGGGGACATAGTCGACGCTATAAAATCCGGCCGGATGAATGCCGAGGGGGATGAGCCAGGACGGGCCGGTGATATGGCCGAGGGGGAGGGCGGCAAGGACAAACGCGGCACCGGCGAGGAAGTTCCACCGGCCGAACCGCAGGAAGAAGGGGGCGGCGATGATGGCGAAGCCGATGAGGTGGAGGATGCCAAAGACGATGAAGCCTTCCCCGAGGAAGATCCAGGTGGCGAGGGTGGCGAGCATGCCGAAGAGGAAGACCTTGCCTCCTCTCCGCCCATACTCAAACCAGAGTGAAAGCCCGGTCATCTTCTGCCGTCTCCTCTCATAACTGATCGGGAGGGAGAGCCCCACGAGGGCGATGAAGAGGGTGGCGGTAGCAAAGGCGAAGTACCGCCAGAACCCCCCCAGAACATCGACAGCGGCGATCCCGAAGAACCAGAGGTCGAAGAGGAGATGGTAGATTATCATCATGACGATGGCGATCCCCCTCAGAAGATCGATCTCCCGGAAGCGCCGCGACGACGAATGCGTGGAGAGGACCTGTCCCCATCTCCGGGCATAGGGCTCTATATTCATCCTTTCTTCTTTCCTCCGGTGATCTTTCCGGATGATATGATTCCAGAGTATCTTAAACCCTGGTGTTATTCATCTCCCCGCTCACCAGGCCGGATAGAGATCAGGAGGATGTATCACAGCAATTGATCCGGCCTGAGGCCTATATTCTCTCTTCGGAAAGGGCAATGTTGGCGAGTGTCCAGAACAAAATAGTATCGCATATATACTGACAACAATATGTATCACGTGCCTTAGAAAGGGAAAATCGCGGCTCGTTACCTCATTTTCCCGGGAGATATCCATGATAAGCCTTTTGCTAGTGGACGACGAACCCGCCCTCCTCGATATCGGCAAGGTATTTCTGGAAGAGTGCGGCGACCTGTGCGTCGATATGGCCACAACCGTTGCGGAAGCACTGGAAAAACTCCGGAGTGGCAGATACGAGGCCGTCGTCTCAGACTATGATATGCCGGATATGGACGGGATCACTTTTCTCAAGGAGGTCCGCCTTCGCTATCCTGACCTTCCTTTTATTCTTTTCACCGGGAAGGGACGGGAAAAAGTCGTCATAGAGGCACTGAACAGTGGGGCAGATTTCTATCTCCAGAAAGGTGGTGACCCTGTGGCCCAGTTCACGGAGCTGTCCCACAAGATCGAACAGGCTGTACGAAGGAGAAAAACGGAGTATGAACTCCGGAGGTCGGAGAAAAAGTATCGGGAACTTGTCGATAACCTCCCTGAGATCCTCTTTAAAACAGACATTGAGGGAAATCTTGTCTATGTCAATCGCAGGGGCCTGGAAGTTCTTGATCTGCCTGAGGGCGAGATCTATGGGAAGCCATGGTATCTCCATGTCCATCCTGACGACCGGGGAGATGCGGAGGAGATAGGTAACCGTCTGATACGCACCGGCGACCGGGCAGAGGGTTTCGAGTTACGAGTCCAGACCCGGTCAGACAGAGGAAAGATCATCTCATTTCTCCTGAATCTCACGCCCCTGAGGGACGATGCCGGGCGTCTTCTGGGGGTACAGGGGATTGCAATCGATATCTCCGGAAAAAAACAGACGGAGATAGCGCTGCAGGAGGCCGAAGAACGCTACCGCATGATCACAGAAGGAGTTGCCGATGGGGTGACCCTCGGGGATCTGAGCGGGATCATTTCCTATGCCTCCCCTTCGATGACCAGGATCACCGGATACAGGAACGAAGACATAGTCCGTCATTCGTTCCATGAGTTCGTTGTCGAAAAGGATCGGGAAATAATCGATGCCTGCTTTGAGAAAACACTCCGTAATAGAGAGAGTTTTGAAGGGCTCAGGGTCAGGGTGAAGAGAAAAGACGGGGCCTGTATCTCTGTCGAAATAAACGGCGGCCCGATCATACAGGACGGGAAGGTGATAGGGGCGCAGAGTGTCACGCGGGATATCACCCGGCAGGTGCAGGCTGATAACGCCCTCAGGGAGAGTGAAGAACGGTTAAATGTCACGTTGCACTCCATTGGAGACGGCGTCATCGTTACCGGGGAGGACGGGAGGGTGACCCTCATCAACACCGTGGCCGAGTCCCTCACAGGATGGAAAGAGGAGGAGGCCGTTGGCATGCCTCTCGCCGACGTCTTTCATATCGTCAATGAAAAGACCCGACAACCTGTGGAAAACCCGATTAAACGCGTGATCGAGGAGGGGGTCGTCGCAGACCTTGCAAACCACACGGTGCTCCTGGCGCGTGACGGCACACAGAAGGCAATCGCCGACAGCGCCGCTCCTATCAGGGATAAAGAGGGGGCCGTCATCGGCGTGGTGCTGGTCTTCCGCAATGTCACGGCAGAGAGGGAGACCGAGAAGGTCCGTCGCCGTCTGGCAGCCATCGTCGCGTCCTCCGACGATGCGATCTACGGGACAACGGTGGATGGAGTCATCACCAGCTGGAACCAGGGGGCCGAGAGGATCTATGGGTACACTGCCTCCGAGGCGTTCGGCAGCCACGTCTCCCTCTTCGCTCCTCCTGAGCGGCGCGAAGAGTCCATGGACGCCATCAGGCAGATCAGCAGGTCTGGCCATAGGGACCACTTCGAAACTGTCAGGGTGAGGAAGGACGGCGCCAGGATCCTGCTCTCCATCACGATCTCCCCGATCATGGATGACAATGGTACGGTTGCGGGATTTTCCGCCATTTCACGGGACATTACCAGCCAGAAGAAGGCGGAGCATGCACTCGACAAGAACAGGGAGTGGCTTGAACATGTTGTCGAAGGCGTGAGACTGGGCACATGGGAGTGGGATGCGCGGACAAGGAGAGTGGCCTTCAACAGGCACCTTGCCGCCATGCTCGGTTATCCGCCGGGGTGCCTGGAGGCAGACGGACAGACGATCGGCCGGTTGATCTCTGAGGCAGACCGTGCCGCCTTGAAAGAGGCTGTTATTGCCACCCTGGAGGGACTCTCCCCCATCTTTGTACAGGAGGTCCATCTCACAGGCGAAGACGGCCGCACCGTCCTGCTCCAGGCCAGGGGAACCATGATGGAGAGAGACGAGGAAGGCCGCCCTGTACGCATGAGCGGGATCTGCCAGGACATCTCCGAGATCCGCGGCTACCAGGAGGCCCTGAAGAAGGCGAACAAAAAACTCACCCTCCTGAACAGTATCACCCGCCACGACATCCGCAACCAGACCACCGCACTGCAGGGGTACCTGACCCTGGTACAGAGGGCCGTCGGAGAGCAAGATCCTGCGACCGGCAGATATCTCAGTACCTGCAGTGCGCTGGTCGATAAGATCCAGCGCCAGATCACCTTCACCCGCGACTATGAAGACATGGGGGTGAATGCGCCCGGGTGGCAGCATGTGGGGCGGACGGTCAGGAAGGTTGCCGCCGATCTCTCCCTGGATACAACGAATATCTCCCTTGTCGTCGAGACCGGCGATCTCGAAGTCTATGCAGACCCCATGCTGGAGCAGGTGCTCTTCAACCTTCTTGAAAATGTGCTCAGGCACGGGAACGGTGTGACAGAGATCGGCGTCTCATTCAGAGAGAGAGACTGCCAGTGTGTCCTCACCGTCAGGGACAACGGCGCCGGCATTGCCCAGGACATAAAGGGCAGGATCTTTCA
Proteins encoded in this window:
- the ade gene encoding adenine deaminase, giving the protein MGRTLRVAQGLEPADRLFTHLSLYNPFTCSWDETSFAVADGIVVGTGIYEAAETVDLGGARVVPGLIDAHTHIESSLVVPGEYARCVIPHGTTTVVADPHEIANVSGVEGLLFMRAEGKKAGLSILLTLPSCVPATPLDRGGADLSADDLATFADADGVVGLGEVMNVPGVLSGDPEVWKKIGLCAVRDGHAPLLSGRPLNAYVLAGIQSDHECTACAEAEEKLKLGMYIMMREGSTEQNITALAPLLTPCTAARCCLATDDRHADMLVAEGHIDDAVRKLVAAGVSLETALRAATLTAAERFHLDDRGAIAPGRRADFCVLADDEVFAVKETYILGKKYEAPGFRQPICPEPRFTCPVPSPADIAVGGQGRARVIGLVPGQIVTESLSMNVAAVPDLEEDILKVVVCDRYRGTGCGVGLVHGLGLKEGAIATSVSHDAHNIIAAGVTDEEIVRAIEEVVGHQGAMTVVRGDVVTTLPLACGGLMATMPYPEVCEALDRLATETRAIGAVDQPFMYLSFLALTVIPHLRVTTRGVFDADAFRDVPLFSEEP
- a CDS encoding methanogenesis marker 8 protein; this encodes MTDEHIIEAIGKTRIVVRDGRVVEVGKPLIRSCPLAEKFSCPVHEMTEGAIRENIEDRMRAFGMCTPGRQVTDRSDFVLFGASELISSALRNGLVRSAVIVCDGAGTVVVTAPDQVQGIGGRVSGIVQTSPILQVIGRIENLGGRVLDPGTARIDMPAGAAFAYDLSLSPAAVTVATADDAETVRAAHPDALIIAVHTTGVSAEEARRLAAVADLVTACASAAIREEAGPRALLQAGTAVPVFAMTPLGKRVVLTKLQETDRQVLVSGKALPAAGGREPEPLI
- a CDS encoding heparan-alpha-glucosaminide N-acetyltransferase; the encoded protein is MNIEPYARRWGQVLSTHSSSRRFREIDLLRGIAIVMMIIYHLLFDLWFFGIAAVDVLGGFWRYFAFATATLFIALVGLSLPISYERRRQKMTGLSLWFEYGRRGGKVFLFGMLATLATWIFLGEGFIVFGILHLIGFAIIAAPFFLRFGRWNFLAGAAFVLAALPLGHITGPSWLIPLGIHPAGFYSVDYVPLVPWLGVALIGMAIGFLLYPGGTRQFSVPEMEGRGVDALCMMGRNSLAIYLLHQPVIVAVLLFVRTVTG
- a CDS encoding PAS domain S-box protein, which produces MISLLLVDDEPALLDIGKVFLEECGDLCVDMATTVAEALEKLRSGRYEAVVSDYDMPDMDGITFLKEVRLRYPDLPFILFTGKGREKVVIEALNSGADFYLQKGGDPVAQFTELSHKIEQAVRRRKTEYELRRSEKKYRELVDNLPEILFKTDIEGNLVYVNRRGLEVLDLPEGEIYGKPWYLHVHPDDRGDAEEIGNRLIRTGDRAEGFELRVQTRSDRGKIISFLLNLTPLRDDAGRLLGVQGIAIDISGKKQTEIALQEAEERYRMITEGVADGVTLGDLSGIISYASPSMTRITGYRNEDIVRHSFHEFVVEKDREIIDACFEKTLRNRESFEGLRVRVKRKDGACISVEINGGPIIQDGKVIGAQSVTRDITRQVQADNALRESEERLNVTLHSIGDGVIVTGEDGRVTLINTVAESLTGWKEEEAVGMPLADVFHIVNEKTRQPVENPIKRVIEEGVVADLANHTVLLARDGTQKAIADSAAPIRDKEGAVIGVVLVFRNVTAERETEKVRRRLAAIVASSDDAIYGTTVDGVITSWNQGAERIYGYTASEAFGSHVSLFAPPERREESMDAIRQISRSGHRDHFETVRVRKDGARILLSITISPIMDDNGTVAGFSAISRDITSQKKAEHALDKNREWLEHVVEGVRLGTWEWDARTRRVAFNRHLAAMLGYPPGCLEADGQTIGRLISEADRAALKEAVIATLEGLSPIFVQEVHLTGEDGRTVLLQARGTMMERDEEGRPVRMSGICQDISEIRGYQEALKKANKKLTLLNSITRHDIRNQTTALQGYLTLVQRAVGEQDPATGRYLSTCSALVDKIQRQITFTRDYEDMGVNAPGWQHVGRTVRKVAADLSLDTTNISLVVETGDLEVYADPMLEQVLFNLLENVLRHGNGVTEIGVSFRERDCQCVLTVRDNGAGIAQDIKGRIFQAGYGRNTGYGLFLVKEILDITGIAILENGEEGVGANFEMLIPETGYRTSQTGTRS